From Tachysurus fulvidraco isolate hzauxx_2018 chromosome 10, HZAU_PFXX_2.0, whole genome shotgun sequence, one genomic window encodes:
- the ptn gene encoding pleiotrophin yields MQQKQWVCVTVLALLLVTDVLAELGKAEKQGKKERKSGCGIWQWSVCVAHEGDCGLGTREGTRTGADCKQKIKTLRCKIPCNWKKQFGGECKYEFQIWGECDLVTGVKTRSGTLKRALPDANCPTTVSATKPCGKTKAKLQGSVKPKRGGKKKEQAPMD; encoded by the exons ATGCAGCAGAagcagtgggtgtgtgtgactgttctGGCTCTCTTGCTTGTTACTGATGTGCTGGCAGAACTTGGGAAGGCAGAGAAACAAG GTAAGAAAGAACGTAAATCAGGATGTGGAATCTGgcaatggagtgtgtgtgtggcacacgAAGGTGACTGTGGCCTGGGAACTAGAGAGGGAACCCGTACTGGTGCCGACTGCAAGCAGAAAATCAAAACACTGCGTTGCAAGATTCCCTGCAACTGGAAGAAGCAGTTTGGAG GTGAATGCAAGTATGAATTCCAGATTTGGGGTGAGTGCGACTTAGTCACAGGAGTGAAGACCCGGAGTGGTACACTGAAACGTGCTCTCCCAGATGCTAACTGCCCCACCACTGTCTCTGCCACCAAACCCTGTGGCAAGACCAAAGCCAAGCTACAGG GCTCGGTGAAGCCGAAGCGAGGCGGAAAGAAGAAAGAGCAAGCCCCGATGGACTAG
- the chrm2a gene encoding muscarinic acetylcholine receptor M2a — MDGINFTLGNSSEGNETEPKVETSSYKTVEVVFIVLVAGSLSLVTVVGNILVMLSIKVNRSLQTVNNYFLFSLACADFIIGLCSMNLYTVYIVIGAWPLGPVVCDLWLALDYVVSNASVMNLLIISFDRYFCVTKPLSYPVKRTTKMAGMMIAAAWVLSFILWAPAILFWQFIVGGRTVPERECYIQFFSNAAVTFGTAIAAFYLPVIIMMVLYWQISRASKSRVKKDNRKPSGTNTGTGSPGQNRSNAANKLDNNNVMAEDRDRNQTQTTEEMTNQHDSKLQNGKAPSTASAEKEAKETNRDNCVPVEEKESSNDSTSGSGATAHQKPEANNTETPARHQAKTGASKLTCIKIVTKSPKGDCYTPSNTTVEIVPAAEKQNHVARKIAKMTKQPPKKKKAAPSREKKVTRTIMAILVAFVATWTPYNVMVLINTFCSSCIPNTVWTIGYWLCYINSTINPACYALCNATFKKTFKQLLLCQYKNIRSTR, encoded by the coding sequence ATGGACGGAATAAACTTCACGTTGGGGAATTCCTCTGAGGGAAATGAAACGGAGCCAAAAGTGGAGACGAGCTCGTATAAAACAGTGGAGGTGGTGTTCATTGTGCTAGTAGCAGGCTCACTTAGCCTGGTAACTGTGGTTGGGAACATACTGGTAATGCTCTCTATAAAAGTCAACAGAAGCCTACAGACTGTCAATAACTACTTCCTGTTCAGCTTGGCATGCGCTGACTTCATCATCGGGCTTTGCTCTATGAACCTCTATACTGTTTATATTGTCATTGGTGCCTGGCCGCTTGGCCCTGTAGTGTGTGACCTGTGGTTGGCTCTGGACTATGTGGTCAGTAATGCATCAGTCATGAACTTGCTCATTATCAGTTTTGATCGCTATTTCTGCGTCACGAAGCCGCTGAGTTATCCTGTAAAGAGGACGACTAAGATGGCGGGGATGATGATCGCTGCTGCCTGGGTGTTGTCCTTCATCCTCTGGGCTCCAGCTATTCTCTTTTGGCAGTTTATTGTGGGTGGACGCACTGTGCCAGAAAGAGAGTGTTATATCCAGTTCTTTTCAAACGCAGCCGTTACTTTCGGCACGGCTATTGCCGCCTTCTACTTGCCTGTAATTATCATGATGGTGCTATATTGGCAAATCTCTCGAGCCAGCAAGAGTCGCGTGAAAAAGGACAACCGGAAGCCTTCAGGCACCAACACCGGAACTGGATCTCCGGGTCAGAATCGCAGCAACGCCGCCAACAAGCTGGACAACAACAATGTGATGGCCGAGGACCGCGATAGGAATCAAACCCAAACCACAGAAGAAATGACCAACCAGCATGACAGCAAACTGCAGAATGGCAAAGCGCCATCCACAGCCAGTGCTGAGAAAGAAGCCAAAGAAACCAATCGGGACAACTGTGTCCCTGTTGAGGAGAAAGAGAGCTCCAATGACTCCACTTCAGGCAGTGGGGCCACAGCTCATCAGAAGCCAGAAGCCAACAACACTGAGACACCTGCACGGCACCAGGCCAAGACCGGTGCCTCTAAACTTACCTGTATTAAAATTGTCACCAAGTCCCCCAAGGGAGACTGTTATACTCCCTCCAACACCACAGTGGAGATCGTACCGGCAGCTGAGAAGCAGAACCATGTTGCCCGCAAGATTGCAAAGATGACTAAGCAGCCCCCCAAAAAGAAGAAAGCAGCTCCTTCCCGGGAGAAGAAGGTGACACGCACCATCATGGCTATCTTGGTGGCATTCGTAGCCACGTGGACACCCTATAACGTGATGGTTCTCATCAATACCTTCTGCTCCAGCTGCATCCCAAACACAGTGTGGACCATTGGCTACTGGCTCTGCTACATCAACAGCACCATCAACCCTGCGTGCTACGCTCTGTGCAATGCCACATTCAAAAAGACCTTCAAACAGCTATTGCTTTGTCAGTATAAAAACATACGCTCGACCAGATGA